One segment of Schistocerca cancellata isolate TAMUIC-IGC-003103 chromosome 2, iqSchCanc2.1, whole genome shotgun sequence DNA contains the following:
- the LOC126145792 gene encoding uncharacterized protein LOC126145792, translating into MQLTVSLLTVALAACRVAAIPGVHVEEINGYENEGYDGGYGGGYGDDHGGHVKIVKIPVPHPVPVAVPHPVPVAVPQPVPIHIKVPERIEVPVVRTVHIPVDKPVPVRVEKIVPVPVVKPVPFHVEKPVPVPVHKPYPVKVPVVKTIHHYIKTGGGHSKW; encoded by the exons GTGTCTCTACTGACGGTGGCGCTGGCGGCATGCCGAGTGGCCGCGATTCCCGGAGTTCATGTGGAGGAGATCAACGGCTACGAAAACGAGGGATACGACGGCGGCTACGGCGGCGGCTACGGCGACGACCACGGAGGTCACGTCAAAATCGTCAAGATCCCGGTGCCACATCCGGTTCCGGTGGCCGTGCCGCACCCCGTGCCGGTGGCCGTGCCGCAGCCCGTCCCAATCCACATCAAG GTGCCTGAGCGTATCGAGGTTCCCGTCGTACGCACGGTGCACATACCGGTAGACAAGCCGGTGCCGGTGCGTGTGGAGAAGATCGTCCCCGTGCCTGTGGTGAAGCCGGTGCCCTTCCACGTCGAGAAGCCGGTACCAGTGCCCGTGCACAAGCCCTACCCCGTCAAGGTGCCCGTCGTCAAGACCATACACCACTACATCAAGACGGGAGGCGGCCACAGCAAGTGGTGA